Proteins from a genomic interval of Xiphophorus maculatus strain JP 163 A chromosome 7, X_maculatus-5.0-male, whole genome shotgun sequence:
- the LOC111609361 gene encoding uncharacterized protein LOC111609361, producing the protein MCDVVDRLWRDTVKIRVVTSGQTFGAHGELLNQLGRKLKLLQTDRDRSSITMLFCPITCRVGSDVEAAMSSLSGDQPAILVLMHHTRDPSYSTAGTDWADVYPNVVSSVHVLFHESVPGLLTCSQNNMAADQMLRVLSSYSSSCWRESSLWDVRRVVLISLGNLIRYHEIFMSVGCLFLQISLRRHTSRFYLCAAFHLPWKL; encoded by the exons ATGTGTGACGTTGTGGACAGATTGTGGAGAG ACACAGTTAAGATCCGCGTGGTCACTTCTGGTCAAACCTTTGGAGCTCATGGCGAGCTGCTGAACCAGCTGGGGAGGAAGTTAAAGCTGCTTCAGACGGACCGGGACAGAAGCAGCATCACCATGCTCTTCTGTCCAATCACCTGTCGAGTCGGGTCTGACGTGGAAGCAGCCATGAGCTCGCTGTCAG GAGATCAACCCGCGATTCTGGTCCTGATGCACCACACCAGAGATCCCAGTTACTCCACGGCCGGGACGGACTGGGCGGACGTCTATCCCAACGTCGTCTCCAGCGTTCATGTTCTCTTCCATGAGAGCGTGCCGGGATTACTGACATGTTCCCAAAACAACATGGCGGCGGACCAGATGCTGAGAGTGTTGAGTTCTTACAGCAGTAGTTGCTGGAGAGAAAGTTCTTTATGGGATGTGAGGAGGGTTGTATTAATCTCCTTAGGAAACTTGATCAGGTATCATGAGATTTTTATGAGCGTTGGTTGTCTTTTCCTTCAGATCAGTTTGCGCAGACACACATCACGTTTTTATCTATGTGCTGCGTTTCATTTACCATGGAAGCTGTAA